The following are encoded together in the Peromyscus leucopus breed LL Stock chromosome 1, UCI_PerLeu_2.1, whole genome shotgun sequence genome:
- the Acy3 gene encoding LOW QUALITY PROTEIN: N-acyl-aromatic-L-amino acid amidohydrolase (carboxylate-forming) (The sequence of the model RefSeq protein was modified relative to this genomic sequence to represent the inferred CDS: inserted 1 base in 1 codon), with protein MCSLPVPREPLRRVAVTGGTHGNEMCGVHLVRHWLQAPGELQRPSFSAMPVLANPAATAACRRYMDRDLNRTFTLTFLNSTVTPDDPYEVTRARELNELLGPKGTDRAFDFILDLHNTTANTGVCLISAGSHNALNLHLCHYLQRQNPGLPCRLFQYDPPGMETYSLESVSKNGICLEMGPQPQGVLRADLFSRMRTLVASILDFIELYNQGMAFPAXEIDIYRNLGKVDFPRTSDGDLAGTVHPQLQDHDFEPLKPGEPIFKLFSGEDVLYEGNSTVYPVFINEAAYYEKHVAFLKSERIQVSVPALPELTSSSTLAP; from the exons ATGTGCTCCCTTCCTGTGCCCCGGGAGCCCCTGCGCCGAGTGGCTGTGACTGGGGGCACCCACGGAAATGAGATGTGTGGCGTCCACCTGGTCCGGCATTGGCTGCAGGCCCCAGGGGAGCTTCAGAGACCCAGTTTCTCAGCCATGCCAGTTCTGGCCaacccagcagccacagctgcctgTCGCCGTTACATGGACCGTGATCTCAACCGCACCTTCACCCTCACCTTCCTCAA TTCCACAGTCACTCCCGATGACCCATATGAGGTGACAAGAGCCCGAGAGCTGAACGAGCTACTGGGTCCCAAGGGCACAGACCGGGCCTTCGACTTTATCCTAGACCTGCACAACACCACAGCCAACACTGGAGTCTGCCTCATCTCTGCAGGCTCCCACAACGCCCTCAACTTGCACCTGTGCCACTACCTACAG CGGCAGAACCCGGGGCTGCCCTGCCGCCTCTTCCAGTACGATCCACCAGGGATGGAGACCTACAGCTTGGAATCTGTGTCCAAGAACGGAATCT GTCTGGAGATGGGCCCCCAGCCTCAGGGCGTGCTGCGGGCCGACCTGTTCTCACGGATGAGAACCCTGGTGGCGTCCATTCTGGACTTCATCGAGCTCTACAACCAAG GCATGGCTTTTCCCG TTGAGATAGACATCTACAGGAACTTGGGCAAGGTGGACTTCCCACGCACCTCAGACGGTGACCTGGCTGGCACTGTGCACCCTCAGCTGCAG GACCACGACTTTGAGCCATTGAAGCCTGGTGAACCCATCTTCAAGCTGTTCAGTGGTGAGGACGTACTGTATGAGGGGAACTCCACTGTGTATCCTGTGTTCATTAATGAGGCTGCCTACTATGAGAAGCACGTGGCTTTCCTGAAATCTGAGAGGATCCAGGTCTCTGTGCCTGCCTTGCCAGAACTGACCTCCAGCTCCACCCTGGCCCCCTAA
- the LOC114695306 gene encoding LOW QUALITY PROTEIN: aldehyde dehydrogenase family 3 member B2 (The sequence of the model RefSeq protein was modified relative to this genomic sequence to represent the inferred CDS: deleted 1 base in 1 codon): MSEIILCQNEVDLALKNLQTWMKDESVSTNLLTKLSSAFIRKEPFGLVLIVAPWNYPLNLMIVPLVGAIAAGNCVVLKPSEISKNTEKVLAELLPQYLDQSCFAVVLGGPEETGQLLKHKFDYIFFTGSPQVGKIVMAAAAKHLTPITLELGGKNPCYVDDDCDPQTVANRVAWFRYFNAGQTCVAPDYILCSQEMQERLVPALQNAITRFYGDNPQTSPNLGRIINQKHFKRLQGLLGCGRVAIGGQSDEGERYIAPTVLVDVQETEPVMQEEIFGPILPVVTVKSLDEAIDFINKREKPLALYAYSNSSQVVNQMLERTSSGGFGGNDGFLYLTLPALPLGGVGNSGMGRYHGKFSFDTFSHQRACLLRSPGMEKLNDLRYPPYGPWNQQLISWAMGSQSCTLL; this comes from the exons ATGAGTGAGATCATCCTGTGCCAGAATGAGGTGGACCTGGCCCTCAAGAACCTGCAGACCTGGATGAAGGATGAGTCTGTGTCCACCAACTTG CTCACGAAACTGAGCTCAGCCTTCATCCGGAAGGAGCCCTTTGGCCTGGTGCTTATCGTGGCACCCTGGAATTATCCTTTGAACTTGATGATTGTGCCCCTAGTGGGGGCCATTGCTGCAG GGAACTGCGTGGTACTGAAGCCCTCGGAGATAAGCAAGAACACAGAGAAGGTGCTGGCCGAGCTGCTGCCCCAGTATCTGGACCAG AGCTGCTTTGCTGTGGTGCTGGGTGGGCCCGAGGAGACCGGGCAGCTGCTGAAACATAAATTTGACTATATCTTCTTCACGG GAAGCCCTCAAGTAGGCAAGATCGTGATGGCCGCTGCTGCCAAACACCTGACGCCCATCACCCTGGAGCTG GGGGGTAAGAACCCCTGCTATGTGGATGACGACTGTGACCCTCAGACCGTGGCCAACCGTGTGGCCTGGTTCCGCTACTTCAATGCTGGCCAGACCTGTGTGGCCCCCGATTACATCCTGTGTAGCCAGGAGATGCAGGAGCGGCTGGTGCCGGCCCTGCAGAACGCCATCACACGTTTCTATGGAGACAACCCACAGACCTCACCTAACCTGGGCAGAATCATCAACCAGAAACATTTCAAGCGTCTCCAGGGACTGCTGGGCTGTGGCCGCGTGGCCATTGGTGGCCAGAGCGATGAGGGAGAACGCTACATTG CACCCACCGTGTTAGTGGACGTGCAGGAGACAGAGCCCGTGATGCAGGAGGAGATCTTCGGGCCCATCCTGCCCGTGGTGACCGTGAAAAGCCTGGATGAGGCCATCGACTTCATTAACAAGAGGGAGAAGCCGCTGGCGCTGTATGCCTATTCCAACAGCAGCCAG GTGGTGAACCAGATGTTGGAACGTACCAGCAGTGGCGGCTTTGGAGGCAACGATGGTTTTCTCTACCTGACTCTACCTGCCCTGCCCCTGGGGGGAGTTG GCAACAGCGGGATGGGCAGGTACCACGGCAAGTTCTCCTTCGACACCTTCTCCCACCAGCGAGCCTGTCTGCTGCGCAGCCCGGGGATGGAAAAGCTTAATGACCTCCGATACCCTCCTTATGGTCCCTGGAACCAGCAGCTGATAAGCTGGGCCATGGGCTCCCAGAGCTGCACTCTTCTATGA